A genomic segment from Deinococcus sp. YIM 77859 encodes:
- a CDS encoding GNAT family N-acetyltransferase, whose protein sequence is MNVTPLALHHAPLLHTLYAAAPGYFALLGTRVPSLSEVERDVEIALLDPRRRLELLHDDAGELVGSLDCKSDYPEAGDLTINLLLIREDRQSQGLGRQAVRDLEARVPPGTSRILASVLGDNPRGARFWERLGYTFALDARPVMTWYAKPLAPLTPRASKTAGSANDEVRRLTL, encoded by the coding sequence TTGAACGTCACGCCCCTGGCGCTCCACCACGCTCCCCTGCTGCACACGCTCTACGCCGCCGCACCCGGATACTTCGCGCTGCTCGGCACCCGTGTTCCCAGCCTGAGCGAGGTGGAGCGCGACGTAGAAATTGCCCTGCTTGACCCGCGCCGCCGCCTCGAACTGCTGCACGACGACGCGGGCGAACTTGTCGGCAGCCTCGACTGCAAGTCCGACTATCCGGAAGCGGGCGACCTGACCATCAACCTGCTGCTTATCCGCGAGGACCGGCAGTCGCAGGGCTTAGGCCGTCAGGCTGTCCGCGACCTCGAAGCCCGGGTGCCCCCCGGCACCAGCCGGATCCTCGCGAGCGTGCTGGGCGATAACCCGCGCGGCGCCCGCTTCTGGGAGCGCCTGGGCTATACCTTCGCGCTTGACGCCCGGCCCGTGATGACCTGGTACGCCAAGCCCCTCGCCCCGCTGACACCGCGGGCCAGCAAGACCGCCGGCAGCGCCAACGACGAGGTGCGGAGGCTCACGCTATAG
- a CDS encoding site-specific integrase, producing the protein MTAKGESRAKGRNGWHAGTVEELPSGRFRWRVRVEYPDGTRARLGGTVRTRTEAQRAIIAAQKEAQEGKRPVSDRLTVSEMLTEYMAAKAGSWAPRTLWNNRKLYERHILPYLGAKRAAGLTPPALRSYFAALGEAREDPLTGKKRQPLEYSGQRQIHVLLSGAYKRAIADGLLRDNPAQHARPVRAKREGAAKVKAFTPEELGRFIEAALRDRWALPLAFLAYTGLRIGEALALTWEDFQPDGEGGGFVTVSKTRSEFEGKAYTGQPKTAAGARRVYVPAEAAAIIEDMRRRVALEARAEQGYRGEGLAPHAPIFPSVDGRPMRQDTARHTMRRVCEAAGVPLLSPHALRHSVATFHLAHGRDVVTVAAHLGHAQTSTTLNIYAHALPDKMRGMTLDLAALRGDTAKKEGQAKAEASAGRKPYGRTRKGGPRRA; encoded by the coding sequence ATGACGGCGAAGGGGGAAAGCAGGGCAAAGGGCCGGAACGGCTGGCACGCGGGGACGGTCGAAGAGTTACCTTCGGGCCGCTTTCGCTGGCGCGTGCGGGTCGAATACCCGGACGGCACGCGGGCCAGACTGGGGGGGACCGTGAGAACCCGGACGGAAGCGCAGCGGGCCATTATCGCCGCGCAGAAGGAAGCGCAGGAAGGCAAGCGGCCCGTGTCTGACCGGCTGACCGTCTCGGAGATGCTGACTGAGTACATGGCGGCAAAAGCTGGAAGCTGGGCCCCACGAACGCTGTGGAATAACCGGAAGCTCTATGAGCGGCACATCCTGCCCTACCTGGGCGCGAAGCGGGCGGCAGGCCTCACGCCCCCAGCCCTGCGGTCTTACTTCGCCGCCCTGGGGGAAGCGCGGGAAGACCCCCTGACCGGGAAGAAGCGGCAGCCCCTCGAGTACAGCGGCCAGCGACAGATTCACGTACTGCTGTCCGGCGCGTACAAGCGGGCCATAGCGGACGGCCTGCTGAGAGACAACCCCGCACAGCATGCCCGGCCTGTGCGAGCGAAGCGCGAAGGAGCGGCGAAGGTAAAAGCCTTTACCCCAGAGGAGCTGGGGCGCTTTATCGAGGCAGCTCTACGGGACCGCTGGGCGCTGCCCCTGGCCTTTCTGGCCTATACCGGGCTGCGTATCGGCGAGGCCCTGGCCCTGACCTGGGAAGACTTCCAGCCGGACGGGGAAGGGGGCGGCTTCGTGACCGTCTCGAAGACCCGGAGCGAGTTCGAAGGGAAGGCGTACACCGGCCAGCCCAAGACGGCGGCGGGGGCGCGGCGGGTGTACGTGCCCGCAGAAGCGGCGGCCATCATCGAAGACATGCGGCGGCGGGTGGCCCTCGAAGCGCGGGCAGAGCAGGGCTACCGGGGGGAGGGGCTCGCCCCACATGCGCCCATCTTTCCCAGTGTGGACGGGCGGCCCATGCGGCAGGACACAGCTCGGCACACCATGCGCCGGGTGTGCGAGGCGGCTGGGGTGCCGCTGCTGAGCCCCCACGCGCTGCGGCACAGCGTGGCGACCTTCCACCTGGCCCACGGGCGGGACGTGGTGACCGTGGCCGCCCACCTGGGGCACGCGCAGACAAGTACAACCCTGAACATCTACGCCCATGCCCTGCCGGACAAGATGCGCGGCATGACGCTGGACCTGGCCGCCCTTCGGGGGGACACGGCGAAGAAAGAGGGCCAGGCGAAGGCGGAAGCATCGGCAGGCCGGAAGCCCTACGGCAGGACCAGGAAGGGCGGCCCGCGCCGGGCGTAG
- a CDS encoding glutamate ligase domain-containing protein: MRYLHPMIPEYDWLYARTRAGRQRGPQGARALLDRLGAPDARFSSIRVVGTNGKGSSCAMLEAGLLACGARVGRFTSPHLQRYEERIRVDGQELDPARTAAFIAWAQAQAPNAAFFDLTLALAAQVFAEDGVQVAVMEAGVGGVSDATQALHNVTAVALTNVALDHVATLGPTLRDIALDKARAARPGVPLLTTATGEALEVVRDVAAEVGALLYTPDTHPALFALPHPPRLAGAHQQANAALAAATLRTLGYPQGVEAALQATYPARLESFEVGGKTVLLDGAHNPHATRALAASVPHADVLLFGNLARKDTAATLVPLLAAAPVRVFTAPGNLATPPADLAAQYGGEAVSDPAQALARALALTPPGGTLLVAGSLYLAGTVRDSLTAR, from the coding sequence ATGCGCTACCTTCACCCCATGATCCCCGAGTACGACTGGCTGTATGCGCGTACCCGCGCGGGCCGCCAACGGGGACCGCAGGGGGCACGGGCGCTGCTGGATAGGCTCGGCGCCCCCGATGCGCGTTTTTCCTCCATTCGCGTGGTGGGCACGAACGGCAAGGGCAGCAGTTGCGCGATGCTGGAAGCCGGGCTCCTCGCCTGCGGAGCGCGGGTGGGCCGCTTTACCAGCCCTCACCTCCAGCGCTACGAGGAACGCATCCGGGTGGACGGCCAGGAGCTGGATCCGGCACGCACCGCCGCCTTTATCGCCTGGGCGCAGGCGCAGGCGCCGAACGCCGCCTTTTTCGACCTCACGCTGGCCCTCGCCGCACAGGTCTTTGCCGAGGACGGCGTGCAGGTCGCTGTGATGGAGGCCGGAGTTGGAGGCGTTTCAGACGCGACGCAGGCCCTGCACAACGTTACGGCTGTTGCCCTGACGAATGTCGCCCTCGACCACGTGGCGACCCTGGGGCCAACCCTGCGTGACATCGCTCTTGACAAGGCCCGCGCCGCCCGTCCCGGCGTCCCCCTGCTGACGACTGCAACAGGGGAAGCGCTCGAGGTGGTGCGCGACGTGGCCGCCGAGGTGGGTGCACTCCTGTACACGCCGGACACACACCCCGCCCTCTTTGCCCTCCCCCACCCACCGCGTCTGGCCGGTGCCCACCAGCAGGCCAATGCCGCCCTCGCTGCCGCCACCCTCCGCACGCTGGGCTATCCACAGGGGGTGGAAGCTGCCCTGCAAGCAACGTACCCCGCCCGCTTGGAAAGCTTCGAAGTCGGTGGGAAAACCGTCTTGCTCGACGGTGCTCACAACCCGCATGCCACCCGTGCCCTCGCTGCCAGCGTGCCGCACGCCGACGTGCTGCTGTTTGGGAATCTCGCTCGCAAGGACACGGCAGCCACCCTTGTTCCGCTGCTCGCTGCAGCGCCCGTGCGGGTCTTCACCGCCCCGGGCAACCTGGCCACGCCCCCCGCTGACCTCGCCGCCCAGTACGGCGGTGAGGCGGTCAGCGACCCCGCCCAGGCGCTGGCCCGCGCTCTGGCGCTCACGCCGCCTGGCGGAACACTGCTCGTCGCGGGCAGCCTGTACCTGGCGGGAACAGTGCGCGACAGCCTCACCGCCCGGTAG
- the purK gene encoding 5-(carboxyamino)imidazole ribonucleotide synthase, translated as MTSRLTLGILGGGQLAQMLALAALPLGVRVVVLEPDPQAPARLCAEHLQAPYTDPAGLARLAQCDAVTLEFENVPVEALAALEGRVPVRPGGGLLARSRHRAREKEALRAAGAQTAPFVPIEHEADLVGALEAVGGRGLLKTSELGYDGKGQARVNSREELRAAWDALGRVPCVLEGLVAFEREVSLAVARSAGGEVAFGPLVENTHRQGILRTSVFPAAAPEGTEARARELAHAVAQAWALEGLLTLEFFQLPSGELLVNEVAPRVHNSGHLTQDGGGLSQFEAQVRAVLGLPLTNWTPLHPTAMVNVVGTAGGQEPDWAAVDALPGTRLHLYHKAPRPGRKLGHVNLVAPEVETLRARLERLEGLVP; from the coding sequence ATGACGTCCCGCTTGACGCTTGGCATCCTCGGCGGCGGCCAGCTGGCCCAGATGCTGGCCCTCGCCGCTTTGCCGCTGGGTGTGCGGGTGGTGGTGCTCGAACCCGATCCCCAGGCCCCGGCGCGGCTGTGCGCCGAACACCTTCAGGCACCCTACACCGATCCCGCTGGCCTCGCGCGTCTTGCCCAGTGCGATGCGGTGACGCTGGAGTTCGAGAATGTGCCGGTCGAGGCTCTGGCCGCGCTGGAAGGCCGAGTTCCCGTGCGGCCCGGAGGGGGGCTGCTGGCCCGCAGCCGGCACCGAGCCCGTGAGAAGGAAGCCCTGCGGGCAGCGGGCGCGCAGACGGCTCCCTTCGTCCCCATCGAACACGAAGCCGACCTCGTGGGGGCGCTGGAGGCGGTGGGTGGGCGCGGCCTCCTCAAGACGAGCGAACTGGGCTACGACGGCAAGGGTCAGGCACGGGTGAACAGCAGAGAGGAGCTGCGCGCTGCCTGGGACGCCCTGGGCCGCGTGCCCTGCGTGCTCGAAGGGCTCGTTGCCTTTGAGCGCGAGGTGAGCCTGGCGGTGGCGCGCAGCGCTGGGGGCGAGGTGGCCTTTGGACCGTTGGTGGAAAACACCCACCGCCAGGGAATCCTCCGCACCAGCGTTTTTCCTGCGGCCGCACCGGAGGGCACCGAGGCGCGCGCCCGTGAGCTGGCCCACGCCGTCGCGCAGGCCTGGGCGCTCGAGGGGCTCCTCACGCTCGAATTCTTCCAGTTGCCGAGCGGGGAGCTCCTCGTGAACGAGGTCGCGCCGCGTGTCCACAACAGCGGTCACCTCACGCAGGACGGCGGCGGCCTCAGCCAGTTTGAGGCGCAGGTGCGCGCCGTCCTCGGTCTGCCGCTGACCAACTGGACCCCCCTGCACCCCACCGCGATGGTGAATGTCGTGGGCACCGCAGGCGGCCAGGAGCCCGACTGGGCCGCTGTGGACGCCCTCCCCGGCACCAGGCTGCACCTCTACCACAAGGCTCCTCGCCCCGGTCGCAAGCTGGGGCACGTGAACCTCGTCGCGCCGGAGGTGGAGACACTGCGGGCGCGGCTGGAACGGCTGGAGGGGCTGGTGCCCTGA
- a CDS encoding tRNA-dihydrouridine synthase: MTSAPGFYARHLSRPGAVLAPMAGYSDAPMRQLAAEQGALWTVSEMISARGLVLGGETENLTLGRPYPGETRRVVQLFGAEPEILAQAAARAEAWFAPAALDLNLGCPVPKVRGRGGACLLQTPEVAYTLVRAMREATRLDVSAKIRLGWDTDRSVEIAQGLAAAGAALITVHGRTSVQRYTGEADWDAIGRVAAAVNVPVVGSGDVKTAAQARARLKTGVAAVMIGRGAVGNPWIFRMLSQGEGTLPSAQERAQTALRHAELHVSFYGPDRFGVFSVRPLRKVLPQYLPDHPELRDALVRVNTVEDVAQVLAPLLAAPARLAPCTTHMKSA, translated from the coding sequence ATGACGAGCGCTCCTGGTTTCTATGCCCGTCACCTTTCCCGTCCGGGTGCGGTGCTCGCGCCGATGGCAGGGTACAGCGACGCGCCTATGCGGCAGCTCGCCGCCGAACAGGGGGCCCTGTGGACCGTCAGCGAGATGATCAGCGCCCGTGGCCTGGTGCTGGGCGGCGAGACAGAGAACCTCACGCTGGGCCGTCCCTACCCCGGCGAGACCCGGCGGGTGGTGCAGCTGTTCGGAGCTGAACCCGAGATTCTCGCGCAGGCTGCGGCGCGTGCGGAGGCTTGGTTTGCGCCCGCCGCCCTTGACCTCAACTTGGGCTGTCCGGTGCCCAAGGTGAGAGGCCGTGGCGGTGCCTGCCTTCTTCAGACGCCAGAGGTGGCCTACACGCTTGTGCGGGCGATGCGGGAGGCGACCCGGCTTGACGTGAGTGCCAAGATTCGCCTGGGTTGGGACACGGACCGCAGCGTGGAGATCGCCCAGGGGCTGGCAGCCGCCGGGGCAGCGCTCATCACGGTTCATGGGCGGACCAGTGTTCAGCGCTATACGGGTGAAGCCGACTGGGACGCAATTGGCCGCGTTGCCGCCGCCGTGAACGTGCCGGTGGTGGGAAGCGGCGACGTAAAGACCGCTGCGCAGGCCCGGGCCCGCCTCAAGACGGGTGTGGCGGCGGTGATGATCGGGCGCGGTGCCGTGGGAAACCCCTGGATTTTCCGCATGTTGTCCCAGGGGGAAGGAACGCTTCCCAGTGCCCAGGAGCGGGCCCAGACAGCCCTGCGACACGCGGAGCTGCACGTCTCGTTCTATGGCCCCGACCGGTTTGGCGTCTTCAGCGTGCGGCCCCTGCGCAAGGTGCTGCCGCAGTACCTGCCCGATCATCCTGAGCTGCGGGACGCCCTCGTTCGGGTGAACACGGTGGAGGATGTGGCCCAGGTGTTGGCTCCCCTGCTGGCCGCCCCCGCTCGGCTCGCGCCCTGCACAACCCACATGAAGAGCGCGTGA
- the argB gene encoding acetylglutamate kinase yields the protein MIVKYGGNAMKSVELRRAVAGEIAALRSGMPVVVVHGGGPVIERELARRGITSEFRNGLRVTSPEAMDAIEMALAQLNKQLSQDVGGAVGLLGRDSELLVAEVQDPALGRVGRVTRVNTGLLRALLGAGITPVVGCVALGPDGEALNVNADTAAGAVAGALGEGIVFLTDVDGVYRAYPDPDSLAPHLTRAEAEAGMAAGWIAGGMIPKVRAALDALDAGAPFAVIASGTNPGVLAAAVRGEAGTRVTP from the coding sequence GTGATCGTGAAATACGGCGGAAACGCCATGAAGAGTGTGGAGTTGCGCCGAGCCGTCGCGGGAGAGATCGCGGCGCTGCGCTCGGGGATGCCGGTTGTGGTGGTGCACGGCGGCGGACCGGTGATCGAACGCGAACTCGCGCGGCGGGGCATCACCAGCGAATTCAGAAACGGCCTGCGGGTGACCAGCCCCGAGGCGATGGACGCGATTGAGATGGCCCTCGCGCAGCTCAATAAGCAGCTCAGCCAGGACGTAGGCGGTGCCGTGGGCCTGCTGGGGCGCGACAGCGAGCTGCTGGTGGCTGAGGTGCAAGACCCCGCGCTGGGCCGAGTGGGGCGGGTCACCCGCGTGAATACCGGTCTGCTCAGGGCGCTGCTGGGTGCCGGCATCACACCGGTGGTGGGCTGCGTGGCCCTTGGCCCGGACGGCGAGGCGCTGAACGTGAACGCGGACACCGCCGCCGGAGCCGTGGCCGGAGCCCTGGGAGAAGGCATCGTCTTTCTCACCGATGTTGACGGCGTCTACCGCGCCTACCCTGACCCCGATAGCCTCGCGCCCCACCTCACCCGCGCCGAGGCCGAGGCCGGGATGGCGGCAGGCTGGATCGCGGGAGGCATGATTCCCAAGGTTCGCGCCGCACTGGACGCTCTCGATGCGGGCGCTCCCTTTGCCGTGATCGCGAGCGGCACGAACCCCGGGGTGCTGGCGGCCGCCGTGCGGGGAGAGGCGGGAACACGGGTCACGCCCTAA
- a CDS encoding helix-turn-helix transcriptional regulator, which produces MNDEIRAKVDARLREKGMTRAELARATGIHANHITRALNNTGGRGGNVPPVWQAILEALDLRLTVEPGAMRGGEGKGREQRDG; this is translated from the coding sequence ATGAATGATGAGATACGGGCGAAGGTCGACGCCCGGTTAAGAGAAAAGGGCATGACGCGGGCAGAACTGGCCCGCGCTACAGGTATCCATGCGAACCACATAACCCGCGCCCTGAACAACACGGGCGGCAGGGGCGGGAACGTGCCCCCAGTCTGGCAAGCCATCCTCGAAGCCCTAGACCTGCGGCTGACGGTGGAACCGGGGGCGATGCGGGGCGGCGAAGGGAAGGGTAGGGAGCAACGTGACGGCTGA
- the purE gene encoding 5-(carboxyamino)imidazole ribonucleotide mutase: MRAVTDGQGEPRVGVVMGSRSDFDTMQGALEVLRDLAVPYEVRVLSAHRTPQLLSRYAARAERLNFACVIAGAGGAAHLPGMLAAFTRVPVLGVPVQSRALSGQDSLLSIVQMPAGIPVATFAIGQAGAKNAALFAAALLATTDEAVRERLNAFRQQQTQAVLDAPFFEGHPAAGAE, encoded by the coding sequence ATACGGGCCGTGACGGACGGACAAGGGGAACCCCGCGTGGGCGTAGTGATGGGCAGCCGCAGCGATTTCGACACCATGCAGGGCGCGCTGGAGGTGCTGCGTGACCTGGCGGTGCCCTACGAGGTGCGGGTGTTGTCGGCCCACCGCACGCCGCAGCTGCTCTCCCGCTATGCCGCGAGGGCTGAGCGCCTGAACTTTGCGTGCGTCATCGCGGGAGCGGGGGGCGCGGCCCATCTGCCGGGGATGCTCGCCGCCTTTACGCGCGTCCCGGTCTTGGGCGTGCCCGTTCAGTCCCGCGCGCTTTCGGGTCAGGATAGCCTCCTGAGCATCGTGCAGATGCCCGCCGGAATTCCAGTGGCCACCTTTGCCATCGGCCAGGCTGGAGCGAAAAATGCCGCCCTCTTTGCCGCCGCCCTGCTCGCCACCACGGATGAGGCCGTGCGGGAACGGCTGAACGCCTTTCGGCAGCAACAGACCCAAGCGGTGCTCGACGCCCCCTTTTTCGAGGGCCATCCGGCGGCGGGGGCAGAATGA
- a CDS encoding Fic family protein, whose translation MTADLLHEVDTLNARLKAYPLPASLRASIEADWEVSQTYNSNAIEGNTLSLAETKAVLLDGVTVSGHPLREHLEAVNHREAWRLMRRMAAQPAPLSEDDVLALHRTILTGIQSDDAGVYRRDRVRVVGSSRIFPNPLKVPDLMGELIADLNTQASEVHPVILAARAHYGLVAVHPFIDGNGRTARLLMNLLLIRAGYPPALIPVTGRAEYYAALEEANGGNLAPFEALVTGRVLASVRDLLAVVGDGEEESGPGS comes from the coding sequence GTGACGGCTGACCTCCTGCATGAGGTAGACACCCTGAATGCCCGGCTGAAGGCGTACCCGCTGCCCGCGTCTCTCCGGGCCAGCATCGAAGCGGATTGGGAAGTTTCGCAGACGTACAACAGCAACGCGATAGAGGGCAACACGCTGAGCCTGGCGGAAACGAAAGCAGTGCTGCTGGACGGCGTGACGGTCAGCGGGCACCCCCTGAGAGAACACCTGGAAGCAGTGAACCACCGGGAGGCGTGGCGGCTCATGCGCCGCATGGCGGCCCAGCCCGCCCCGCTGAGTGAAGATGACGTGCTGGCCCTTCACCGGACCATCCTGACCGGCATTCAATCCGATGACGCCGGGGTGTACCGGCGGGACCGCGTGCGGGTGGTGGGTTCCTCGCGCATCTTCCCCAACCCCCTCAAGGTGCCGGACCTGATGGGCGAGCTGATCGCGGACCTGAACACCCAGGCGAGCGAGGTTCACCCGGTCATCCTGGCCGCCCGCGCGCATTACGGCCTGGTCGCCGTTCACCCCTTCATTGATGGGAACGGGCGCACGGCGCGGCTGCTGATGAACCTTCTCCTGATTCGGGCGGGCTATCCCCCGGCCCTTATTCCCGTGACGGGGCGGGCAGAGTATTACGCGGCGCTAGAGGAAGCCAACGGCGGCAACCTGGCCCCCTTCGAGGCCCTGGTGACGGGGCGCGTGCTGGCAAGCGTGCGTGACCTGCTGGCCGTGGTAGGTGACGGCGAAGAGGAAAGCGGGCCGGGGTCGTGA